Proteins encoded in a region of the Panicum hallii strain FIL2 chromosome 3, PHallii_v3.1, whole genome shotgun sequence genome:
- the LOC112884145 gene encoding enoyl-CoA delta isomerase 2, peroxisomal-like has protein sequence MCTLEQRGRVFVLTLTGDGEHRLGHALISSLRSAVASAAEAAARAGPGAALVTVGEGRFFSNGLDIGWAGTSRARLGELVDALRPLAADLLALRMPTVAAVTGHASAGGFLLALCHDYRLMRGDRGVLYMSEVDIGLPLPPYFMAVLRAKITAANALRDVVLRGKKVRAAEGKEMGVVDAVYPSAAETAAEAFKFAEQLAARKWDGGVYASIRMSMYPEACRSVGIVEESDEEKRKHFASKL, from the coding sequence ATGTGCACCCTGGAGCAGCGCGGCCGCGTGTTCGTCCTCACCCTCACGGGCGACGGCGAGCACCGCCTGGGCCACGCCCTCATCTCCTCCCTCCGctccgccgtcgcctccgccgcggaggccgcggcccgcgcggggccgggggccgcgctcgtcaccgtcggcgagggcCGCTTCTTCTCCAACGGGCTCGACATCGGGTGGGCGGGGACCTCCCGCGCGCGCCTCGGGGAGCTCGTTGACGCGCtccgcccgctcgccgccgaccTCCTCGCGCTCCGCATGCCCACCGTCGCCGCCGTCACGGGCCACGCCTCCGCCGGCGGGTTCCTGCTCGCGCTCTGCCACGACTACCGCCTCATGCGCGGGGACCGCGGCGTGCTCTACATGAGCGAGGTCGACATCGGCCTGCCCCTCCCGCCATACTTCATGGCCGTGCTCCGCGCGAAGATCACCGCCGCCAACGCGCTCCGCGACGTCGTGCTACGGGGCAAGAAGGTCCGGGCCGCGGAGGGCAAGGAGATGGGCGTCGTCGACGCCGTCTACCCCTCCGCGGCCGAGACGGCGGCCGAGGCCTTCAAGTTTGCCGAGCAGCTCGCGGCGAGGAAGTGGGACGGGGGCGTGTACGCGTCCATAAGGATGTCCATGTACCCTGAGGCCTGCAGATCAGTTGGAATTGTCGAGGAGAGCGATGAGGAGAAGAGGAAGCACTTCGCTTCCAAGCTCTGA